The proteins below come from a single Harpia harpyja isolate bHarHar1 chromosome 2, bHarHar1 primary haplotype, whole genome shotgun sequence genomic window:
- the SCRG1 gene encoding scrapie-responsive protein 1 isoform X1: MTRKARKPTRTFSPGLVAIDTHTHTTERTRPAQSNFLKHPAAGSFAKMKMVSALLLLSTLLGTSAVPSRRPSCYKRALKDHNCHNIPEGMENLRQIDDSLQDHFWEGKGCEVICYCNLNELLCCPKDIFFGPKISFVIPCNSQ; this comes from the exons ATGACCAGGAAGGCAAGGAAACCCACCCGGACATTTTCCCCTGGTTTGGTAGCAATCGatacacacactcacaccacCGAGAGAACACGGCCAGCTCAAAGCAATTTTCTCAAG CACCCTGCTGCAGGAAGCTTCGCAAAAATGAAGATGGTCTCGGCGCTGCTTCTGCTGAGCACCCTCCTGGGTACCTCCGCGGTGCCTTCCCGGCGGCCCTCTTGTTACAAGAGGGCCCTCAAAGACCACAACTGTCACAACATCCCCGAAGGCATGGAGAACCTTCGACAGATCGATGACAGTCTGCAAGATcacttttgggaagggaagggctgTGAGGTGATCTGTTACTGCAACTTGAATGAATTGCTCTGCTGCCCAAA GGATATTTTCTTTGGACCAAAGATATCTTTTGTGATCCCCTGCAACAGTCAGTGA
- the SCRG1 gene encoding scrapie-responsive protein 1 isoform X2 produces MKMVSALLLLSTLLGTSAVPSRRPSCYKRALKDHNCHNIPEGMENLRQIDDSLQDHFWEGKGCEVICYCNLNELLCCPKDIFFGPKISFVIPCNSQ; encoded by the exons ATGAAGATGGTCTCGGCGCTGCTTCTGCTGAGCACCCTCCTGGGTACCTCCGCGGTGCCTTCCCGGCGGCCCTCTTGTTACAAGAGGGCCCTCAAAGACCACAACTGTCACAACATCCCCGAAGGCATGGAGAACCTTCGACAGATCGATGACAGTCTGCAAGATcacttttgggaagggaagggctgTGAGGTGATCTGTTACTGCAACTTGAATGAATTGCTCTGCTGCCCAAA GGATATTTTCTTTGGACCAAAGATATCTTTTGTGATCCCCTGCAACAGTCAGTGA